A stretch of Nitrospira sp. DNA encodes these proteins:
- a CDS encoding UDP-glucuronic acid decarboxylase family protein — protein sequence MRILVTGGAGFLGSHLCESLVEQGHTVVCMDNLVTGRVENVAHLMGNERFSFMKYNVCDYLHIEGGLDAILHFASPASPQDYLELPIATLKVGALGTHKALGLAKAKGARLLLASTSEVYGDPLVNPQPESYWGNVNPISPRGVYDEAKRFAEAMTMAYHRYHGVDTRIVRIFNTFGPRMRPHDGRVVSNFIVQALQGKPLSVFGDGAQTRSFCYVDDLVRGILALLMIDSDRSVEQRTDRKFLHAKNNGEGGDSIHNPVNIGNPRELTVLEIAKLVIELTCSSSQITYHPLPADDPKVRRPDITRARTLLKWEPQVPLEEALVRTIKYFKQVLA from the coding sequence ATGAGAATACTGGTTACCGGTGGAGCGGGATTTTTAGGCAGCCATTTATGCGAGTCTCTCGTTGAGCAAGGCCATACCGTGGTCTGCATGGATAACCTGGTGACAGGCCGGGTGGAAAATGTGGCGCACCTGATGGGAAACGAACGGTTTTCCTTCATGAAGTACAATGTGTGCGACTATCTCCATATTGAGGGAGGGTTGGATGCCATCCTGCATTTCGCCTCGCCGGCCAGTCCTCAGGATTACCTTGAGTTGCCGATCGCCACGTTAAAGGTGGGAGCGTTAGGGACGCACAAAGCCCTGGGTTTGGCCAAGGCCAAAGGCGCCAGGCTGCTCCTGGCGAGTACGTCGGAAGTCTATGGCGATCCGCTGGTCAATCCGCAGCCGGAGTCCTACTGGGGCAATGTCAATCCGATCAGCCCCCGCGGCGTCTACGACGAAGCGAAACGGTTTGCCGAAGCCATGACCATGGCCTATCACCGGTATCATGGGGTGGATACCAGGATCGTCCGTATCTTCAATACTTTTGGCCCCCGCATGCGTCCGCATGATGGGCGAGTGGTGTCGAACTTCATTGTTCAGGCGCTGCAAGGCAAGCCGCTCAGCGTGTTTGGCGATGGTGCGCAGACGCGCAGTTTCTGTTATGTGGACGATTTGGTACGGGGCATTCTGGCCTTGCTGATGATCGATTCGGACCGGAGTGTGGAACAACGCACGGACCGCAAGTTCCTCCATGCCAAAAATAACGGCGAGGGCGGCGACAGCATCCATAATCCGGTGAATATCGGCAACCCCCGCGAGTTGACGGTGTTGGAGATTGCCAAGCTGGTGATCGAGCTGACCTGCTCATCCAGCCAGATTACGTACCATCCGTTGCCGGCCGACGATCCCAAGGTGCGGCGGCCTGACATCACGCGCGCACGCACGCTGCTCAAGTGGGAGCCTCAGGTGCCGCTGGAGGAGGCGTTGGTCCGTACGATCAAGTATTTCAAGCAGGTCCTCGCTTAA
- a CDS encoding glutamate-5-semialdehyde dehydrogenase: MSSDLEPQRDTAVVSAESTDLQDVPLQPIPEYVQELVARAKQAAGRLATFSTAVKNRALEAMADALDEKKEQLLEANAKDVEAFGSTPEKKAMADRLRLTDKRIAEMSAGIREVAKLPDPLGDMPKMWTRPNGMQVGRVRVPIGVIGIIYESRPNVTADSAALCLKSGNVCVLRGGSEAIHSNTAIAAVLAEAAEKAGVPPGAITFVERPDREVVPVLLKKDRYIDLIIPRGGPSLMKTIAEHATIPVVKHDAGICHIYVDADADQAQAESICVNAKAQRPSTCNAMETLLVHQSIARTFLPRLMDKLTAAKVEVRGCPKTCQLLPEAKPAAEDDYGKEFLDLILAVKVVKHMDEAMEHIAKYGSQHTEAIVTTDYQRAMRFLREVDAGAVLVNASTRLNDGYQFGLGAEIGISTSRIHARGPMGLEELTCSKFVVMGSGQIRE; this comes from the coding sequence ATGTCATCTGATCTCGAACCGCAGCGCGACACGGCCGTAGTTTCTGCCGAATCAACGGATCTTCAAGACGTTCCGCTTCAGCCGATTCCAGAGTATGTCCAGGAGTTGGTGGCGCGAGCCAAACAGGCGGCTGGGCGGCTGGCGACGTTCTCCACAGCGGTCAAGAATCGGGCTCTCGAGGCGATGGCCGATGCCTTGGATGAAAAAAAAGAGCAGCTCCTCGAAGCGAATGCAAAGGATGTCGAGGCCTTTGGCTCAACGCCGGAGAAGAAGGCGATGGCTGACCGGCTCCGGCTCACGGACAAGCGGATTGCGGAGATGTCAGCCGGCATCCGGGAAGTCGCGAAGCTGCCCGATCCGTTGGGCGACATGCCGAAGATGTGGACCAGGCCGAACGGGATGCAGGTGGGGCGTGTGCGGGTGCCGATCGGCGTCATCGGCATCATCTATGAATCCCGCCCGAACGTCACGGCCGATTCCGCCGCGCTCTGCTTGAAGTCCGGCAATGTCTGCGTCCTGCGGGGCGGCAGCGAAGCGATTCATTCGAACACCGCCATTGCGGCGGTGCTGGCCGAAGCGGCAGAGAAGGCAGGCGTGCCTCCCGGCGCCATCACCTTTGTCGAACGGCCTGATCGGGAAGTCGTGCCGGTGCTGCTGAAAAAAGACCGGTATATCGATTTGATCATCCCGCGCGGCGGGCCATCGCTCATGAAGACGATTGCCGAACATGCCACCATTCCGGTTGTGAAGCATGATGCCGGGATCTGCCACATCTATGTGGATGCGGATGCCGATCAGGCGCAGGCCGAATCGATTTGTGTGAATGCCAAGGCCCAGCGGCCTTCGACCTGTAATGCGATGGAAACCTTGCTGGTCCATCAATCGATTGCCAGGACCTTTCTCCCTCGCCTCATGGACAAGTTGACGGCCGCCAAGGTGGAAGTGCGCGGCTGTCCGAAGACCTGCCAGCTCTTGCCAGAGGCGAAGCCTGCTGCTGAGGATGATTACGGGAAGGAATTTTTGGACCTGATTCTGGCGGTGAAGGTGGTGAAGCATATGGACGAGGCGATGGAACACATCGCCAAGTATGGCTCCCAACACACCGAAGCGATCGTGACCACCGATTATCAGCGGGCCATGCGGTTTTTGCGCGAGGTCGATGCGGGGGCGGTGCTGGTGAATGCCTCCACGCGGCTCAATGACGGCTATCAATTCGGTCTCGGCGCCGAAATCGGGATCAGCACCTCCCGCATCCATGCCCGGGGTCCGATGGGGTTGGAAGAATTGACCTGCTCGAAGTTTGTCGTCATGGGGAGCGGTCAGATCCGCGAGTAA
- the pyrR gene encoding bifunctional pyr operon transcriptional regulator/uracil phosphoribosyltransferase PyrR encodes MTTDKQNERLIMDAGDMGRALTRIAHEILERNKGVKDLALVGIRTGGVHLAHRLAKRIEEIERVAVPIGDLDITLYRDDLSLRKEQPVLRTTSVPFDVSDKVVVLVDDVLFTGRTIRAAMDGLMDLGRPAEIQLAVLVDRGHRQLPIKATYIGKNLPTSREENVQVLLEELGEDDRVVIFKAGS; translated from the coding sequence GTGACTACGGATAAACAGAACGAACGGTTGATCATGGATGCCGGGGATATGGGCCGGGCGCTGACGCGCATTGCCCATGAAATTCTTGAGCGCAATAAAGGCGTGAAGGACCTGGCGCTCGTCGGGATTCGAACGGGCGGTGTGCATCTGGCGCACCGGTTGGCGAAGCGGATTGAAGAGATCGAGCGGGTGGCGGTGCCGATCGGCGATTTGGACATCACCCTCTATCGTGACGACTTGTCGCTGCGCAAGGAGCAGCCGGTGTTGCGCACGACCTCGGTGCCGTTCGACGTGTCGGACAAGGTGGTGGTGCTGGTGGACGATGTGCTGTTCACGGGGCGCACGATCCGCGCGGCGATGGATGGGTTGATGGATCTGGGCCGGCCGGCTGAAATTCAGCTGGCGGTGCTCGTGGATCGCGGCCATCGGCAGCTGCCGATCAAGGCCACCTATATCGGAAAGAATCTGCCGACGTCGCGGGAAGAAAACGTGCAAGTGCTGTTGGAGGAACTCGGCGAGGATGACCGGGTGGTCATTTTTAAGGCCGGATCCTGA